The following coding sequences are from one Odontesthes bonariensis isolate fOdoBon6 chromosome 10, fOdoBon6.hap1, whole genome shotgun sequence window:
- the LOC142389798 gene encoding MYND-type zinc finger-containing chromatin reader ZMYND8-like isoform X1, whose amino-acid sequence MHPQSLAEEEIKAESDVVEGMDASVRSKVPDPPGSAERSGAPQKRKVSSPTHSPNGHSPSDTSPSPLKKKKKPGAVNCNNKDQSELRHGPFYYMKQPALTTDPVDVVPQDGRNDFYCWLCHREGQVLCCELCPRVYHAKCLKLPAEPEGDWFCPECEKITVAECIETQSKAMTMLTIDQLSFLLKFALQKIKQPGTEPFQKPVSLEQHPDYAEYIFHPMDLSTLEKVNVKKKMYGCTEAFLADMKWILHNCIIYNGGNHKLTATAKVIVKICEHEMNEIEVCPECYLSACQKRDNWFCEPCSQPHPLVWAKLKGFPFWPAKALREKDGQVDARFFGQHDRAWVPINNCYLMSKEIPFSVKKTKSIFNSAMQEMEVYVENIRKKFGVFNYAPFRTPYTPNNQLQMLLDPSNPSAGTVKTEKPDKLRFNFDITSSPKMILSKSSTPSGMSRRVSVTDMPRSPMSTNSSVHTGSDGEQDPEKPSKNPTLHYSTGEESMDCTASPVSGKMAPAGSVTGSPKLFNPGLVPKQERTVGTGGILNLNLDRVKAEMDLKELSETVLQQQQQQQQASPAAATTPKRPIRSLDKTIESCKLQLGIDEISEDVYKHVDHSDTEDSEKSDSSDSEYISDEEHKPKSSTQDDKDKVERKRSKASTEGENKEGVAGTGDKVTPEPVLKEKQGSNGPDKDLQDKPRTPQSQPLTEKPKTSEEGKAAAATSAAEQDSDSERELVIDLGDEHAGRDSKRARREPGFSAAKTLKESNVAKTEGKLPSSAGSAAPTREAAANLKDSLQPSITAALNLVSTAASGQSSAATATTTTTTTTSGPTSAPSPVSTTSPVPASVKKQRPLLPKETAQAVQQAVVWSPTKFQTSSQKWHMQKVQRQQQQQQQQHGEQSATQTQGQAQTCSPQQLQSQQNSSSSTRYQTRQAAKVQQKDPPHSLPSSAAGSSSFTSGDLQIPTVSADVAADIAKYTNKIMDTIKGTMTEIYNDLSKSTSGNTIAEIRRLRIEIEKLQWLHQQELSEMKHNLELTMAEMRQSLEQEKERLVAEVKKQMELEKQQAADETKKKQWCANCRKEAIFYCCWNTSYCDYPCQQAHWPEHMKSCTQSASASQQEPEAEPSSEPSVKPSGHSPATQTLPSGTGSISDKSNSPTYMDKGKDGAGVTVT is encoded by the exons ATGCATCCACAGAG TCTGGCTGAGGAGGAGATAAAGGCAGAGTCTGATGTGGTAGAGGGGATGGATGCTTCTGTGCGATCTAAAG TGCCCGATCCTCCGGGGTCAGCAGAACGATCAGGGGCACCACAGAAGCGCAAGGTGTCGAGTCCCACCCATTCCCCCAATGGACACTCTCCCTCAGATACCTCCCCCAGCCctctgaagaaaaagaaaaagccggGGGCTGTGAACTGTAACAACAAGGACCAG TCAGAGCTAAGACATGGTCCCTTTTACTATATGAAGCAGCCAGCACTCACCACAGACCCTGTTGATGTTGTACCGCAGGACGGCAGGAATGACTTCTACTGCTGGCTGTGCCACCGCGAGGGTCAGGTGCTCTGCTGTGAGCTCTGCCCCAGGGTGTACCACGCCAAGTGCCTCAAACTGCCAGCCGAGCCCGAGGGCGACTGGTTCTGTCCAGAGTGTGAG aAAATAACAGTTGCTGAATGCATTGAAACCCAGAGCAAGGCGATGACAATGCTAACAATAGACCAGCTCTCCTTCTTGCTGAAATTTGCACTTCAAAAGATCAAGCAGCCCGGG ACGGAGCCTTTTCAGAAGCCTGTGTCACTGGAACAGCACCCAGATTATGCAGAGTACATCTTCCACCCTATGGACTTGAGTACTTTAGAGAAGGTA aatgtcaaaaagaaaatgtatggcTGCACTGAGGCTTTTCTTGCTGATATGAAATGGATCTTGCACAACTGCATCATCTATAATGGAG GCAATCACAAATTAACAGCGACTGCGAAAGTCATCGTCAAAATCTGTGAGCACGAG ATGAATGAGATTGAGGTGTGCCCAGAGTGCTACCTGTCTGCTTGCCAAAAAAGGGACAACTGGTTTTGTGAGCCATGT AGTCAACCCCATCCCTTGGTCTGGGCTAAGCTGAAGGGCTTCCCCTTCTGGCCAGCAAAAGCCCTACGAGAAAAGGATGGGCAAGTAGATGCACGCTTCTTCGGGCAACATGACAG GGCCTGGGTTCCCATCAACAACTGCTACCTCATGTCCAAAGAGATCCCCTTCTCtgtgaagaaaacaaagagCATTTTCAACAGCGCCATGCAAGAGATGGAGGTCTACGTGGAAAATATTCGCAAGAAATTTGGGGTCTTTAACTACGCACCCTTCCGCACTCCCTACACACCCAATAACCAGCTGCAGATGCTACTCGACCCCTCCAACCCCAGTGCTGGGACAGTGAAAACGGAGAAACCGGACAAGCTTCGCTTCAACTTCGATATAACCTCATCTCCTAAGATGATCCTCAGCAAGAGCTCCACGCCGAGCGGCATGAGCCGGCGGGTCTCTGTGACAGACATGCCTCGGTCTCCCATGAGTACAAACTCCTCAGTTCACACAGGATCTGATGGCGAGCAAGATCCAGAGAAGCCAAGCAAGAACCCAACACTCCACTACAGCACTGGAGAGGAATCAATGGACTGCACTG CATCTCCTGTCTCAGGGAAGATGGCTCCAGCTGGCAGTGTAACTGGCAGTCCGAAGCTCTTTAACCCTGGACTGGTGCCCAAGCAGGAAAGGACTGTAGGAACGGGTGGCATCCTCAATCTCAACCTGG ATCGAGTGAAGGCTGAAATGGATCTGAAGGAGCTAAGTGAGACCGtactacaacaacaacaacaacagcagcaagcGTCGCCAGCTGCCGCCACGACGCCAAAGAGACCCATCAGGAGTTTGGACAAAACCATTGAAAGCTGCAAGTTACAGCTTG GAATCGATGAGATTTCCGAGGACGTCTATAAACACGTGGATCACAGTGACACTGAGGACTCCGAAAAATCTGACTCGAGTGACAGCGAGTATATCAGTGATGAAGAACACAAGCCAAAGAGCTCTACCCAGGATGACAAGGACAAAGTGGAAAGAAAAAGGTCCAAAGCAAGCACGGAGGGGGAGAACAAGGAAGGAGTTGCAGGGACGGGGGATAAAGTCACCCCTGAACCCGTGCTCAAAGAGAAGCAGGGCAGCAATGGCCCAGATAAGGATCTGCAGGACAAGCCCAGAACACCCCAATCTCAGCCCCTCACTGAAAAGCCTAAAACCTCAGAGGAGGGCAAAGCAGCTGCTGCCACCTCAGCAGCTGAGCAAGACTCTGATTCTGAAAGAGAGCTTGTGATTGACCTCGGGGATGAACATGCAGGCCGTGACTCAAAGAGGGCGAGAAGAGAGCCTGGTTTTTCTGCTGCCAAAACTCTCAAAGAGTCTAATGTTGCCAAGACGGAAG GTAAACTGCCTTCATCCGCTGGATCAGCTGCACCGACGCGAGAAGCTGCTGCCAACCTAAAAGACTCACTCCAACCGTCCATCACAGCAGCACTCAACCTTGTGTCCACTGCAGCATCCGGTCAGTCCAGTGCCGCCActgccaccaccaccaccactactaCTACCAGTGGGCCTACCAGTGCCCCTTCTCCTGTCTCCACGACGTCCCCTGTACCTGCATCAGTGAAAAAACAGCGCCCACTACTGCCTAAAGAGACTGCTCAGGCTGTTCAGCAGGCAGTAGTTTGGAGCCCGACCAAGTTTCAGACGTCATCCCAGAAGTGGCACATGCAGAAGGtgcagaggcagcagcagcagcagcagcagcagcacggaGAACAGTCGGCTACGCAGACTCAGGGCCAGGCGCAGACGTGCAGCCCACAGCAGCTGCAGTCACAACAGAACTCCTCCTCCAGCACTCGCTATCAGACCAGACAAGCGGCCAAAG TGCAACAAAAAGACCCACCACACAGTTTGCCCTCATCAGCCGCTGGTAGCTCATCTTTCACATCAGGAGACTTGCAGATCCCTACAGTCTCAGCAGATGTGGCAGCAGATATAGCCAAATACACAAACAAA ATTATGGACACAATAAAAGGGACAATGACTGAAATCTATAATGATCTTTCCAAAAGCACATCAGGGAACACAATTGCAGAG ATTCGCCGACTGAGGATCGAGATTGAGAAGCTCCAGTGGCTGCATCAGCAAGAGTTGTCGGAGATGAAGCACAATCTGG AGTTGACGATGGCAGAGATGAGGCAGAGCCTGGAGCAGGAAAAGGAACGACTGGTGGCTGAGGTGAAGAAGCAGATGGAGTTGGAAAAGCAGCAGGCGGCGGACGAGACCAAGAAGAAACAGTGGTGTGCCAACTGCCGGAAGGAGGCCATCTTCTACTGCTGCTGGAACACGAGTTACTGTGACTACCCCTGCCAGCAGGCCCACTGGCCAGAGCACATGAAGTCTTGCACACAGTCAG CCTCTGCGTCGCAACAGGAGCCCGAGGCAGAGCCCAGCTCGGAGCCTTCGGTCAAACCATCGGGCCACTCTCCAGCCACACAGACCCTGCCCTCGGGGACGGGGTCGATATCTGACAAAAGTAACTCTCCCACATACATGGACAAAGGCAAGGACGGTGCCGGTGTTACTGTGACCTAA
- the LOC142389798 gene encoding MYND-type zinc finger-containing chromatin reader ZMYND8-like isoform X4: MDASVRSKVPDPPGSAERSGAPQKRKVSSPTHSPNGHSPSDTSPSPLKKKKKPGAVNCNNKDQSELRHGPFYYMKQPALTTDPVDVVPQDGRNDFYCWLCHREGQVLCCELCPRVYHAKCLKLPAEPEGDWFCPECEKITVAECIETQSKAMTMLTIDQLSFLLKFALQKIKQPGTEPFQKPVSLEQHPDYAEYIFHPMDLSTLEKVNVKKKMYGCTEAFLADMKWILHNCIIYNGGNHKLTATAKVIVKICEHEMNEIEVCPECYLSACQKRDNWFCEPCSQPHPLVWAKLKGFPFWPAKALREKDGQVDARFFGQHDRAWVPINNCYLMSKEIPFSVKKTKSIFNSAMQEMEVYVENIRKKFGVFNYAPFRTPYTPNNQLQMLLDPSNPSAGTVKTEKPDKLRFNFDITSSPKMILSKSSTPSGMSRRVSVTDMPRSPMSTNSSVHTGSDGEQDPEKPSKNPTLHYSTGEESMDCTASPVSGKMAPAGSVTGSPKLFNPGLVPKQERTVGTGGILNLNLDRVKAEMDLKELSETVLQQQQQQQQASPAAATTPKRPIRSLDKTIESCKLQLGIDEISEDVYKHVDHSDTEDSEKSDSSDSEYISDEEHKPKSSTQDDKDKVERKRSKASTEGENKEGVAGTGDKVTPEPVLKEKQGSNGPDKDLQDKPRTPQSQPLTEKPKTSEEGKAAAATSAAEQDSDSERELVIDLGDEHAGRDSKRARREPGFSAAKTLKESNVAKTEGKLPSSAGSAAPTREAAANLKDSLQPSITAALNLVSTAASGQSSAATATTTTTTTTSGPTSAPSPVSTTSPVPASVKKQRPLLPKETAQAVQQAVVWSPTKFQTSSQKWHMQKVQRQQQQQQQQHGEQSATQTQGQAQTCSPQQLQSQQNSSSSTRYQTRQAAKVQQKDPPHSLPSSAAGSSSFTSGDLQIPTVSADVAADIAKYTNKIMDTIKGTMTEIYNDLSKSTSGNTIAEIRRLRIEIEKLQWLHQQELSEMKHNLELTMAEMRQSLEQEKERLVAEVKKQMELEKQQAADETKKKQWCANCRKEAIFYCCWNTSYCDYPCQQAHWPEHMKSCTQSASASQQEPEAEPSSEPSVKPSGHSPATQTLPSGTGSISDKSNSPTYMDKGKDGAGVTVT, encoded by the exons ATGGATGCTTCTGTGCGATCTAAAG TGCCCGATCCTCCGGGGTCAGCAGAACGATCAGGGGCACCACAGAAGCGCAAGGTGTCGAGTCCCACCCATTCCCCCAATGGACACTCTCCCTCAGATACCTCCCCCAGCCctctgaagaaaaagaaaaagccggGGGCTGTGAACTGTAACAACAAGGACCAG TCAGAGCTAAGACATGGTCCCTTTTACTATATGAAGCAGCCAGCACTCACCACAGACCCTGTTGATGTTGTACCGCAGGACGGCAGGAATGACTTCTACTGCTGGCTGTGCCACCGCGAGGGTCAGGTGCTCTGCTGTGAGCTCTGCCCCAGGGTGTACCACGCCAAGTGCCTCAAACTGCCAGCCGAGCCCGAGGGCGACTGGTTCTGTCCAGAGTGTGAG aAAATAACAGTTGCTGAATGCATTGAAACCCAGAGCAAGGCGATGACAATGCTAACAATAGACCAGCTCTCCTTCTTGCTGAAATTTGCACTTCAAAAGATCAAGCAGCCCGGG ACGGAGCCTTTTCAGAAGCCTGTGTCACTGGAACAGCACCCAGATTATGCAGAGTACATCTTCCACCCTATGGACTTGAGTACTTTAGAGAAGGTA aatgtcaaaaagaaaatgtatggcTGCACTGAGGCTTTTCTTGCTGATATGAAATGGATCTTGCACAACTGCATCATCTATAATGGAG GCAATCACAAATTAACAGCGACTGCGAAAGTCATCGTCAAAATCTGTGAGCACGAG ATGAATGAGATTGAGGTGTGCCCAGAGTGCTACCTGTCTGCTTGCCAAAAAAGGGACAACTGGTTTTGTGAGCCATGT AGTCAACCCCATCCCTTGGTCTGGGCTAAGCTGAAGGGCTTCCCCTTCTGGCCAGCAAAAGCCCTACGAGAAAAGGATGGGCAAGTAGATGCACGCTTCTTCGGGCAACATGACAG GGCCTGGGTTCCCATCAACAACTGCTACCTCATGTCCAAAGAGATCCCCTTCTCtgtgaagaaaacaaagagCATTTTCAACAGCGCCATGCAAGAGATGGAGGTCTACGTGGAAAATATTCGCAAGAAATTTGGGGTCTTTAACTACGCACCCTTCCGCACTCCCTACACACCCAATAACCAGCTGCAGATGCTACTCGACCCCTCCAACCCCAGTGCTGGGACAGTGAAAACGGAGAAACCGGACAAGCTTCGCTTCAACTTCGATATAACCTCATCTCCTAAGATGATCCTCAGCAAGAGCTCCACGCCGAGCGGCATGAGCCGGCGGGTCTCTGTGACAGACATGCCTCGGTCTCCCATGAGTACAAACTCCTCAGTTCACACAGGATCTGATGGCGAGCAAGATCCAGAGAAGCCAAGCAAGAACCCAACACTCCACTACAGCACTGGAGAGGAATCAATGGACTGCACTG CATCTCCTGTCTCAGGGAAGATGGCTCCAGCTGGCAGTGTAACTGGCAGTCCGAAGCTCTTTAACCCTGGACTGGTGCCCAAGCAGGAAAGGACTGTAGGAACGGGTGGCATCCTCAATCTCAACCTGG ATCGAGTGAAGGCTGAAATGGATCTGAAGGAGCTAAGTGAGACCGtactacaacaacaacaacaacagcagcaagcGTCGCCAGCTGCCGCCACGACGCCAAAGAGACCCATCAGGAGTTTGGACAAAACCATTGAAAGCTGCAAGTTACAGCTTG GAATCGATGAGATTTCCGAGGACGTCTATAAACACGTGGATCACAGTGACACTGAGGACTCCGAAAAATCTGACTCGAGTGACAGCGAGTATATCAGTGATGAAGAACACAAGCCAAAGAGCTCTACCCAGGATGACAAGGACAAAGTGGAAAGAAAAAGGTCCAAAGCAAGCACGGAGGGGGAGAACAAGGAAGGAGTTGCAGGGACGGGGGATAAAGTCACCCCTGAACCCGTGCTCAAAGAGAAGCAGGGCAGCAATGGCCCAGATAAGGATCTGCAGGACAAGCCCAGAACACCCCAATCTCAGCCCCTCACTGAAAAGCCTAAAACCTCAGAGGAGGGCAAAGCAGCTGCTGCCACCTCAGCAGCTGAGCAAGACTCTGATTCTGAAAGAGAGCTTGTGATTGACCTCGGGGATGAACATGCAGGCCGTGACTCAAAGAGGGCGAGAAGAGAGCCTGGTTTTTCTGCTGCCAAAACTCTCAAAGAGTCTAATGTTGCCAAGACGGAAG GTAAACTGCCTTCATCCGCTGGATCAGCTGCACCGACGCGAGAAGCTGCTGCCAACCTAAAAGACTCACTCCAACCGTCCATCACAGCAGCACTCAACCTTGTGTCCACTGCAGCATCCGGTCAGTCCAGTGCCGCCActgccaccaccaccaccactactaCTACCAGTGGGCCTACCAGTGCCCCTTCTCCTGTCTCCACGACGTCCCCTGTACCTGCATCAGTGAAAAAACAGCGCCCACTACTGCCTAAAGAGACTGCTCAGGCTGTTCAGCAGGCAGTAGTTTGGAGCCCGACCAAGTTTCAGACGTCATCCCAGAAGTGGCACATGCAGAAGGtgcagaggcagcagcagcagcagcagcagcagcacggaGAACAGTCGGCTACGCAGACTCAGGGCCAGGCGCAGACGTGCAGCCCACAGCAGCTGCAGTCACAACAGAACTCCTCCTCCAGCACTCGCTATCAGACCAGACAAGCGGCCAAAG TGCAACAAAAAGACCCACCACACAGTTTGCCCTCATCAGCCGCTGGTAGCTCATCTTTCACATCAGGAGACTTGCAGATCCCTACAGTCTCAGCAGATGTGGCAGCAGATATAGCCAAATACACAAACAAA ATTATGGACACAATAAAAGGGACAATGACTGAAATCTATAATGATCTTTCCAAAAGCACATCAGGGAACACAATTGCAGAG ATTCGCCGACTGAGGATCGAGATTGAGAAGCTCCAGTGGCTGCATCAGCAAGAGTTGTCGGAGATGAAGCACAATCTGG AGTTGACGATGGCAGAGATGAGGCAGAGCCTGGAGCAGGAAAAGGAACGACTGGTGGCTGAGGTGAAGAAGCAGATGGAGTTGGAAAAGCAGCAGGCGGCGGACGAGACCAAGAAGAAACAGTGGTGTGCCAACTGCCGGAAGGAGGCCATCTTCTACTGCTGCTGGAACACGAGTTACTGTGACTACCCCTGCCAGCAGGCCCACTGGCCAGAGCACATGAAGTCTTGCACACAGTCAG CCTCTGCGTCGCAACAGGAGCCCGAGGCAGAGCCCAGCTCGGAGCCTTCGGTCAAACCATCGGGCCACTCTCCAGCCACACAGACCCTGCCCTCGGGGACGGGGTCGATATCTGACAAAAGTAACTCTCCCACATACATGGACAAAGGCAAGGACGGTGCCGGTGTTACTGTGACCTAA
- the LOC142389798 gene encoding MYND-type zinc finger-containing chromatin reader ZMYND8-like isoform X2: MHPQSLAEEEIKAESDVVEGMDASVRSKVPDPPGSAERSGAPQKRKVSSPTHSPNGHSPSDTSPSPLKKKKKPGAVNCNNKDQSELRHGPFYYMKQPALTTDPVDVVPQDGRNDFYCWLCHREGQVLCCELCPRVYHAKCLKLPAEPEGDWFCPECEKITVAECIETQSKAMTMLTIDQLSFLLKFALQKIKQPGTEPFQKPVSLEQHPDYAEYIFHPMDLSTLEKNVKKKMYGCTEAFLADMKWILHNCIIYNGGNHKLTATAKVIVKICEHEMNEIEVCPECYLSACQKRDNWFCEPCSQPHPLVWAKLKGFPFWPAKALREKDGQVDARFFGQHDRAWVPINNCYLMSKEIPFSVKKTKSIFNSAMQEMEVYVENIRKKFGVFNYAPFRTPYTPNNQLQMLLDPSNPSAGTVKTEKPDKLRFNFDITSSPKMILSKSSTPSGMSRRVSVTDMPRSPMSTNSSVHTGSDGEQDPEKPSKNPTLHYSTGEESMDCTASPVSGKMAPAGSVTGSPKLFNPGLVPKQERTVGTGGILNLNLDRVKAEMDLKELSETVLQQQQQQQQASPAAATTPKRPIRSLDKTIESCKLQLGIDEISEDVYKHVDHSDTEDSEKSDSSDSEYISDEEHKPKSSTQDDKDKVERKRSKASTEGENKEGVAGTGDKVTPEPVLKEKQGSNGPDKDLQDKPRTPQSQPLTEKPKTSEEGKAAAATSAAEQDSDSERELVIDLGDEHAGRDSKRARREPGFSAAKTLKESNVAKTEGKLPSSAGSAAPTREAAANLKDSLQPSITAALNLVSTAASGQSSAATATTTTTTTTSGPTSAPSPVSTTSPVPASVKKQRPLLPKETAQAVQQAVVWSPTKFQTSSQKWHMQKVQRQQQQQQQQHGEQSATQTQGQAQTCSPQQLQSQQNSSSSTRYQTRQAAKVQQKDPPHSLPSSAAGSSSFTSGDLQIPTVSADVAADIAKYTNKIMDTIKGTMTEIYNDLSKSTSGNTIAEIRRLRIEIEKLQWLHQQELSEMKHNLELTMAEMRQSLEQEKERLVAEVKKQMELEKQQAADETKKKQWCANCRKEAIFYCCWNTSYCDYPCQQAHWPEHMKSCTQSASASQQEPEAEPSSEPSVKPSGHSPATQTLPSGTGSISDKSNSPTYMDKGKDGAGVTVT; the protein is encoded by the exons ATGCATCCACAGAG TCTGGCTGAGGAGGAGATAAAGGCAGAGTCTGATGTGGTAGAGGGGATGGATGCTTCTGTGCGATCTAAAG TGCCCGATCCTCCGGGGTCAGCAGAACGATCAGGGGCACCACAGAAGCGCAAGGTGTCGAGTCCCACCCATTCCCCCAATGGACACTCTCCCTCAGATACCTCCCCCAGCCctctgaagaaaaagaaaaagccggGGGCTGTGAACTGTAACAACAAGGACCAG TCAGAGCTAAGACATGGTCCCTTTTACTATATGAAGCAGCCAGCACTCACCACAGACCCTGTTGATGTTGTACCGCAGGACGGCAGGAATGACTTCTACTGCTGGCTGTGCCACCGCGAGGGTCAGGTGCTCTGCTGTGAGCTCTGCCCCAGGGTGTACCACGCCAAGTGCCTCAAACTGCCAGCCGAGCCCGAGGGCGACTGGTTCTGTCCAGAGTGTGAG aAAATAACAGTTGCTGAATGCATTGAAACCCAGAGCAAGGCGATGACAATGCTAACAATAGACCAGCTCTCCTTCTTGCTGAAATTTGCACTTCAAAAGATCAAGCAGCCCGGG ACGGAGCCTTTTCAGAAGCCTGTGTCACTGGAACAGCACCCAGATTATGCAGAGTACATCTTCCACCCTATGGACTTGAGTACTTTAGAGAAG aatgtcaaaaagaaaatgtatggcTGCACTGAGGCTTTTCTTGCTGATATGAAATGGATCTTGCACAACTGCATCATCTATAATGGAG GCAATCACAAATTAACAGCGACTGCGAAAGTCATCGTCAAAATCTGTGAGCACGAG ATGAATGAGATTGAGGTGTGCCCAGAGTGCTACCTGTCTGCTTGCCAAAAAAGGGACAACTGGTTTTGTGAGCCATGT AGTCAACCCCATCCCTTGGTCTGGGCTAAGCTGAAGGGCTTCCCCTTCTGGCCAGCAAAAGCCCTACGAGAAAAGGATGGGCAAGTAGATGCACGCTTCTTCGGGCAACATGACAG GGCCTGGGTTCCCATCAACAACTGCTACCTCATGTCCAAAGAGATCCCCTTCTCtgtgaagaaaacaaagagCATTTTCAACAGCGCCATGCAAGAGATGGAGGTCTACGTGGAAAATATTCGCAAGAAATTTGGGGTCTTTAACTACGCACCCTTCCGCACTCCCTACACACCCAATAACCAGCTGCAGATGCTACTCGACCCCTCCAACCCCAGTGCTGGGACAGTGAAAACGGAGAAACCGGACAAGCTTCGCTTCAACTTCGATATAACCTCATCTCCTAAGATGATCCTCAGCAAGAGCTCCACGCCGAGCGGCATGAGCCGGCGGGTCTCTGTGACAGACATGCCTCGGTCTCCCATGAGTACAAACTCCTCAGTTCACACAGGATCTGATGGCGAGCAAGATCCAGAGAAGCCAAGCAAGAACCCAACACTCCACTACAGCACTGGAGAGGAATCAATGGACTGCACTG CATCTCCTGTCTCAGGGAAGATGGCTCCAGCTGGCAGTGTAACTGGCAGTCCGAAGCTCTTTAACCCTGGACTGGTGCCCAAGCAGGAAAGGACTGTAGGAACGGGTGGCATCCTCAATCTCAACCTGG ATCGAGTGAAGGCTGAAATGGATCTGAAGGAGCTAAGTGAGACCGtactacaacaacaacaacaacagcagcaagcGTCGCCAGCTGCCGCCACGACGCCAAAGAGACCCATCAGGAGTTTGGACAAAACCATTGAAAGCTGCAAGTTACAGCTTG GAATCGATGAGATTTCCGAGGACGTCTATAAACACGTGGATCACAGTGACACTGAGGACTCCGAAAAATCTGACTCGAGTGACAGCGAGTATATCAGTGATGAAGAACACAAGCCAAAGAGCTCTACCCAGGATGACAAGGACAAAGTGGAAAGAAAAAGGTCCAAAGCAAGCACGGAGGGGGAGAACAAGGAAGGAGTTGCAGGGACGGGGGATAAAGTCACCCCTGAACCCGTGCTCAAAGAGAAGCAGGGCAGCAATGGCCCAGATAAGGATCTGCAGGACAAGCCCAGAACACCCCAATCTCAGCCCCTCACTGAAAAGCCTAAAACCTCAGAGGAGGGCAAAGCAGCTGCTGCCACCTCAGCAGCTGAGCAAGACTCTGATTCTGAAAGAGAGCTTGTGATTGACCTCGGGGATGAACATGCAGGCCGTGACTCAAAGAGGGCGAGAAGAGAGCCTGGTTTTTCTGCTGCCAAAACTCTCAAAGAGTCTAATGTTGCCAAGACGGAAG GTAAACTGCCTTCATCCGCTGGATCAGCTGCACCGACGCGAGAAGCTGCTGCCAACCTAAAAGACTCACTCCAACCGTCCATCACAGCAGCACTCAACCTTGTGTCCACTGCAGCATCCGGTCAGTCCAGTGCCGCCActgccaccaccaccaccactactaCTACCAGTGGGCCTACCAGTGCCCCTTCTCCTGTCTCCACGACGTCCCCTGTACCTGCATCAGTGAAAAAACAGCGCCCACTACTGCCTAAAGAGACTGCTCAGGCTGTTCAGCAGGCAGTAGTTTGGAGCCCGACCAAGTTTCAGACGTCATCCCAGAAGTGGCACATGCAGAAGGtgcagaggcagcagcagcagcagcagcagcagcacggaGAACAGTCGGCTACGCAGACTCAGGGCCAGGCGCAGACGTGCAGCCCACAGCAGCTGCAGTCACAACAGAACTCCTCCTCCAGCACTCGCTATCAGACCAGACAAGCGGCCAAAG TGCAACAAAAAGACCCACCACACAGTTTGCCCTCATCAGCCGCTGGTAGCTCATCTTTCACATCAGGAGACTTGCAGATCCCTACAGTCTCAGCAGATGTGGCAGCAGATATAGCCAAATACACAAACAAA ATTATGGACACAATAAAAGGGACAATGACTGAAATCTATAATGATCTTTCCAAAAGCACATCAGGGAACACAATTGCAGAG ATTCGCCGACTGAGGATCGAGATTGAGAAGCTCCAGTGGCTGCATCAGCAAGAGTTGTCGGAGATGAAGCACAATCTGG AGTTGACGATGGCAGAGATGAGGCAGAGCCTGGAGCAGGAAAAGGAACGACTGGTGGCTGAGGTGAAGAAGCAGATGGAGTTGGAAAAGCAGCAGGCGGCGGACGAGACCAAGAAGAAACAGTGGTGTGCCAACTGCCGGAAGGAGGCCATCTTCTACTGCTGCTGGAACACGAGTTACTGTGACTACCCCTGCCAGCAGGCCCACTGGCCAGAGCACATGAAGTCTTGCACACAGTCAG CCTCTGCGTCGCAACAGGAGCCCGAGGCAGAGCCCAGCTCGGAGCCTTCGGTCAAACCATCGGGCCACTCTCCAGCCACACAGACCCTGCCCTCGGGGACGGGGTCGATATCTGACAAAAGTAACTCTCCCACATACATGGACAAAGGCAAGGACGGTGCCGGTGTTACTGTGACCTAA